The window GGTAGCGACGGTGGCCACCCAGCGTGCGAATAGCGCTGAGCTTGCCCGCCTTGGCCCACCGAGTAACGGTCTTCGGGTCGACTCGGAACATCGACGCCACCTCGGCCGGCGTTAGTAGCGGCTCAGGATCGTGCGTACGCGATGCCATCGGTCACTCCTCCACAGGTGCCTAAAAAACATCGGCCGGGGTCCCGCCGGCCGGTGCGTCTCTCATGGTCCGGCTAGTCCCCGATGTCCGACATGGGCCGAACGGACGAACGTCCCCAGATAGACGGATGAAGCATGCCCGATTTTTGCGCGTTTTATACGCCAGATAGTGTCTCGTTTAGCCCGATTATCACGCTTAGGGGACCGGCGATTACGAAGAGTGTTCGCTTCGGGAGCGCTCCCGCGGGCCGAGAAAAGTAGGCGTCTGTCCCATTTCCGCAGGTCAATTGCATCGCTCGAGAAGTTGGACGACGCGCCAACGCGCCACCAACTTCTCGTAAGCCTCACTTGCTGACTCTGCGTCACCGCGAGAAAGTGCGGAAAGTCCGGCTGCCACCAGTCCGGGGGAATCGTCCTCGGTCAGGCTGTCCTCCGGGAGGAGGTTGACGAGACCGCCGTAGTCCAGCTCCACCACCGACCGCGGATGGAACTCCTCCAGCCAGCGCGTACCCTCCTCGACCGCCTCGGTGATCGGCGCGTCGCCGAGCGACTTGCGCAGCACCGAGACCGC of the Actinoplanes sichuanensis genome contains:
- a CDS encoding BldC family transcriptional regulator gives rise to the protein MASRTHDPEPLLTPAEVASMFRVDPKTVTRWAKAGKLSAIRTLGGHRRYRESEVRALLQGQIPTQRQGD